TGTCTTTTTTTGGAGTTAATTGTAGACGTCCGTCACCGTTTTTATCTTCAAAAGCTAGCAGTTTGGTGCGTTCCCACTTGTTTGCCCAGTCTAACTGCCGCACTTCCTCAACAGTATGATTGTGCAGGGAATTAATGAGGTTATAACGGGCAAACATCGAGAGGGCTGGAGCCGTAGTATACAGAATGGCGATGAATAACAGTGCCCAACCAGCAGAAAACCGAGCTGAGCGAACGTCCGGAACTGTATAAAAACGTACAATAACATGAGGCAGTCCAGCGGTTCCCACCATCAAAGCGATGGTAACGAACAGCACATCCAGCATGGGCTTGTTGACAAATGGCTGAGTGTACTGTGCAAACCCAAGATCAACTTGGATTTGATTGAGCTTGTCGGCAATGTCACTAAAGGTAAATGCAAACTGGGGAATCGGGTTGCCTGTAAGCAATACAGCAAGCGCGATCGCTGGAATGAGGTAAGCAATAATCAAGATGACGTACTGTGCTACCTGTGTCCAAGTGATGCCTTTCATGCCGCCCAGCACAGCAAAAAAGCCCACAATAACCATGCCGATGATGACACCTGTGTTGATGTCTACCTGTAGGAAGCGGCTGAAAACAATACCAACCCCCCGCATTTGTCCAGCAACATAAGTCAAGGAGACAAAAATGGCTGCCACAACTGCTACCAGACGGGCAACGTTGGAATAGTATCTGTCTCCCACGAAATCGGGTACTGTATACTTACCAAACTTGCGGAGGTAAGGAGCCAGCAACAGTGCCAGCAGAACGTAGCCTCCAGTCCAACCCATCAAATAAATGGAGCCATCATAGCCCATAAAACTAATCAGCCCCGCCATTGAAATGAACGAGGCTGCAGACATCCAATCGGCAGCAGTGGCTGCACCATTGGCAATGGAAGGAATTCCCTGATCCGCTACAAAAAAGCCTTTACTATCTTTAACTCGTGATTGCCAACCAATGTAGAGGTATACCAGGAAGGAAAGTCCAACTATTAAAATAGTCCAAATTTCAACTGACACAACTTTATCCTCACCTTCTAATATTATGCTTGCGGTCTAACTTGTCCATTTGAAAGGCGTAGATGAAAATCAACACCACAAAAATCAGAATTGAACCCTGCTGTGCCATCCAAAAGCCAAAGGGTACGCCAAAAAAACGCACAGCATTTAATGGTTGTACCAGCAAAATACTAAAAACGAGAGACACCAGCGCCCAAACTATTAAAAGGTTGCGAATTAAAGCAGTGTTCGCACGCCAATAAGAACGACTCTTTTCGCTATCCATTTTTAAGTAAATTTATGAAAAATGTAACCAAGATACTAGCAGAAGTCGGACTTAAGATCTAGAAAAGTTTAAAATTCAAAATGATTTTTTAACGATGGACTAAATATGGGGCAGATTTCCGTGTGACTCATTATCTAGAGATTGAGAAATTGAATCATATTGAGATATAAACAAGTCTTGACAGATAATTTCATCCTAAAGCAAACAGTAGCGCTTACGCGCTACTGGAAACCCACTTACCTCATTTTGATTCGCTACTACAGTACTTGTTAAGCTCAGATGCCAGAGTATCAGACTGTTTCGCAGCATTTGTGGCTGCTGTTAGTGCTGTATCGATTTCTCCTCTTGCCTTTTGAATTTTGATCCTACCCTCTGATGAGGCTTGAGCTGTCTTAGCTGAACCAAGAGCCTTACCTGCTGTAGCAATTGATTGACTAAAAGTCTCAAACACCTTAACAAAACTGCTCTGAAATTGTTGAAGCTTGGGGTCTTTTAAATTTAGCTCCTTAATTTCTTTGGTCACAGCTTCCAAATCCTTGGATAGTTGCAAGCTAGTTGTCACCTGCTGACCTTTATTTTTATCAATCAGGTCACTTCCTTTGTTAATGAGGTTAACCAGTCGCTCACATTGGGAGGCTTTGCTGTCACTGCACGCAGTCACGAACATTGCCATACTCAAGGTAATAGGAATAATAACGGTATATCTACGCAAAACAGACATTAACACCTTACCACCAATAAAACCGAAACAATAGTAACCAATGATTCAGTCGTTTTTATTGGTATTTCGACCAGTTATCAGTTATCAGTTATCAGTTGTTAGTGTTCACTGTTCACTGTTTACTGTTCACTGTTCACTGTTCACTGTTCACTGTTCACTGATTCGATTACCAACCCACGGGTAAACCAAGCTTATCCAGCGTATCAGCATCTTGCAATAACGGCTGAATATCCCTATCTATTGCAATCTGACCACCAGAAAGCACTAAGGCGCGTTGAGTCACTTTACTGAGCCAGTGTAAGTCGTGAGAGGCGATTAATATCACCTGCACGGGTAACCTTAACAAAACTTGAGCTAAGTGACGCCGCCATGCTGGATCGAGACCATTTGTAGGTTCGTCCAAAATCAAAATTGTTGGCTCTAACGCTAAAATCGCTGCTAAGGCAGCCAGACGTCTTTGTCCACCGGAAAGTTCGTGGGCAGAACGGTTGATGTAAGCTTCTAGTCCAAAATCAGCTAACAGGTGTCTTGCTTTGTCAATTGCTATTGCTGGTGGTACACCGTAATTACGTGGCCCAAAAGTCACATCTTCTAAGATGGTTGGCATAAACAGTTGATCGTTGGCATCTTGGAAGCTAAACCCGATGTTACGGCGTATTTGTGGTAGGGTTTTCGGTTCTACTAGAATATCATTGATCCAAATTTTTCCTGATAGGGGTTGTTTTAAGCCGATGAGGTTCTCTAGTAAGGTACTTTTACCAGAACCAGTCGATCCCATGAGTGCAACGCGATCGCCTGGATTCAAGGTAAAAGAAATGTCTCGTAAAACTGGTTCTTGATTTGAATAGGCATACACTAGATTCTGAACAACGACCCCTGTTTGTAACATTCTATTTTGTGGATGATGAATTTCTCTGAATTTCTAGGCTAAGATTATTTGATGCGTAGGGCGTTGTTCATCCTACTGAGGACTAAAATCCAAAATTGGTA
This portion of the Brasilonema sennae CENA114 genome encodes:
- a CDS encoding sodium:solute symporter family protein is translated as MSVEIWTILIVGLSFLVYLYIGWQSRVKDSKGFFVADQGIPSIANGAATAADWMSAASFISMAGLISFMGYDGSIYLMGWTGGYVLLALLLAPYLRKFGKYTVPDFVGDRYYSNVARLVAVVAAIFVSLTYVAGQMRGVGIVFSRFLQVDINTGVIIGMVIVGFFAVLGGMKGITWTQVAQYVILIIAYLIPAIALAVLLTGNPIPQFAFTFSDIADKLNQIQVDLGFAQYTQPFVNKPMLDVLFVTIALMVGTAGLPHVIVRFYTVPDVRSARFSAGWALLFIAILYTTAPALSMFARYNLINSLHNHTVEEVRQLDWANKWERTKLLAFEDKNGDGRLQLTPKKDTNEITIDRDIIVLATPEIAKLAPWVIALVAAGGLAAALSTASGLLLVISSSIAHDVYYRIVDPGASEQKRLFVGRLMVGLSLVGAGYFGVNPPGFVGEVVAFAFGLAASSFFPAIILGIFDKRTNKEGAIAGMVTGLIFTTAYIVGVKFGGMPPWFFGVSPEGIGTVGMLLNLVVTLVVSRLTPPPPAEIQALVEDLRSPDIEETQSIRAMH
- a CDS encoding energy-coupling factor ABC transporter ATP-binding protein, coding for MLQTGVVVQNLVYAYSNQEPVLRDISFTLNPGDRVALMGSTGSGKSTLLENLIGLKQPLSGKIWINDILVEPKTLPQIRRNIGFSFQDANDQLFMPTILEDVTFGPRNYGVPPAIAIDKARHLLADFGLEAYINRSAHELSGGQRRLAALAAILALEPTILILDEPTNGLDPAWRRHLAQVLLRLPVQVILIASHDLHWLSKVTQRALVLSGGQIAIDRDIQPLLQDADTLDKLGLPVGW
- a CDS encoding DUF4212 domain-containing protein, with the translated sequence MDSEKSRSYWRANTALIRNLLIVWALVSLVFSILLVQPLNAVRFFGVPFGFWMAQQGSILIFVVLIFIYAFQMDKLDRKHNIRR